One window from the genome of Corynebacterium sp. SCR221107 encodes:
- a CDS encoding nicotinate phosphoribosyltransferase, with product MYELTMLESALKDGTAFRQCSFEVFARRLQNERRYGVVAGIPRVLEAVSKFVFTEQQLASLDFLSDETIKFLRNYRFSGQIDGYREGELYFPNSPLLTVRGTFAECVVLETVILSIMNADSAIASAAARMVTAADGRPIIEMGSRRTHEAAAVTAARAAYLAGFVGTSNLEAVCRYGIPGAGTAAHAWTLLHVNEDGTPNEEAAFRSQIETLGVDTTLLVDTYDITNGVRTAIKVAGTELGAVRIDSGDLGVMTRKVRQELDALGAYNTRIVVSSDLDEYAIAGLRGEPVDSFGVGTSVVTGSGAPTAAMVYKLVEVDGHPVSKRSRGKNTVGGAKRALRTHRATGTAVEEIVYPFDSEAPTFANLKFTELTIPLMRDGLVVEGLATLEQSRDYLAQQLVTLPWEGLALSKDEPVLQTRFVGFNK from the coding sequence ATGTACGAGCTGACCATGCTGGAGTCAGCCCTCAAAGACGGCACCGCCTTTCGCCAGTGTTCCTTCGAGGTCTTTGCCAGGCGTCTGCAAAATGAGCGCCGCTATGGCGTCGTCGCAGGCATCCCGCGCGTGCTTGAGGCCGTTAGCAAATTCGTGTTCACCGAGCAGCAGCTGGCCTCGCTCGATTTCTTGAGCGATGAAACCATCAAATTCCTGCGCAACTACCGGTTTAGCGGCCAGATCGACGGCTACCGCGAGGGCGAGCTGTACTTCCCCAACTCCCCACTGTTGACGGTGCGCGGCACCTTCGCCGAGTGCGTGGTGTTGGAAACGGTCATTTTGTCGATCATGAACGCGGACTCCGCGATCGCGTCGGCCGCAGCCCGCATGGTGACCGCCGCCGATGGTCGCCCCATCATCGAGATGGGCTCGCGTCGCACCCATGAGGCGGCAGCTGTCACCGCCGCCCGCGCCGCCTACCTGGCTGGGTTCGTCGGCACCTCCAATCTGGAGGCCGTGTGCCGCTACGGCATCCCCGGCGCGGGTACCGCCGCCCACGCGTGGACCTTGTTGCACGTCAACGAGGACGGCACCCCCAACGAGGAGGCGGCCTTCCGCTCCCAGATTGAGACCCTCGGCGTGGACACCACCTTGTTGGTGGATACCTATGACATCACCAACGGCGTGCGCACCGCGATCAAGGTTGCCGGCACCGAGCTAGGTGCGGTGCGCATTGACTCCGGCGACCTGGGTGTGATGACCCGCAAGGTGCGCCAGGAGCTCGATGCGCTGGGCGCCTACAACACCCGCATCGTGGTGTCTTCGGATCTGGATGAGTACGCTATTGCCGGACTGCGCGGCGAGCCGGTGGACTCCTTCGGCGTGGGAACCTCCGTGGTGACCGGTTCCGGCGCACCGACCGCGGCGATGGTGTACAAGCTCGTCGAGGTCGATGGGCACCCAGTCTCCAAGCGTTCGCGTGGTAAGAATACCGTCGGCGGCGCCAAGCGCGCCCTGCGTACCCACCGCGCCACCGGCACCGCGGTCGAGGAGATCGTCTACCCCTTCGACAGCGAGGCGCCCACCTTCGCCAACCTGAAGTTCACCGAGCTCACGATCCCGCTCATGCGCGACGGCTTGGTCGTCGAGGGGCTGGCTACGCTCGAGCAGTCCCGCGACTACCTGGCTCAGCAGTTGGTCACCCTGCCGTGGGAGGGCCTGGCCCTGTCCAAGGACGAGCCGGTGCTGCAGACCCGCTTCGTGGGTTTTAACAAGTAG
- a CDS encoding rhomboid family intramembrane serine protease produces MSYYPQGMGGAGGNGYLPNQHPPRGLRAWTGPRIGTGIGCAVGYLVAIWSVYLLNMVFFGGALNYFGIHPLDPASLLHIFTSPFLHGSWEHITANSVPGAIFCFLIGLSGAKVFWEVTFIALIVEGIGVWFTGGVGTTHIGASGLIYGWLAYLIIRGIFNRSLTQVLVGIGLAFIYGGLIWGVLPLEEGVSWQGHLFGAIGGIIAGATITSDDPPALRARREQKRLR; encoded by the coding sequence ATGAGCTACTATCCGCAAGGAATGGGCGGCGCCGGGGGCAACGGCTACCTACCCAACCAGCATCCGCCGCGGGGTTTGCGTGCCTGGACGGGGCCTAGGATCGGTACCGGCATTGGATGCGCCGTGGGATACCTGGTGGCCATCTGGTCGGTCTACCTCCTCAACATGGTGTTTTTCGGTGGGGCACTGAACTACTTCGGCATTCACCCCCTCGACCCCGCCAGCCTGCTGCACATCTTTACCTCCCCCTTCCTGCACGGCTCCTGGGAACACATCACAGCCAACTCGGTGCCGGGGGCTATCTTCTGCTTCCTCATCGGACTGTCGGGGGCGAAGGTGTTTTGGGAAGTCACGTTCATCGCGCTCATCGTGGAAGGGATCGGCGTGTGGTTTACCGGTGGGGTGGGCACCACCCACATCGGCGCGTCCGGATTGATCTACGGCTGGTTGGCCTACCTCATCATCCGCGGCATCTTCAACCGCTCCCTTACCCAGGTGCTCGTGGGTATTGGATTGGCTTTTATCTACGGCGGTCTGATCTGGGGCGTGCTTCCCCTCGAAGAGGGAGTCAGCTGGCAAGGCCACCTCTTCGGCGCCATCGGCGGCATTATCGCCGGGGCGACCATTACCTCCGACGATCCCCCTGCGCTGCGGGCGCGGCGGGAGCAGAAGCGATTGAGGTAG
- a CDS encoding aminoacyl-tRNA hydrolase, which yields MSMPKQRFDESAVYEDDFARAHARLVAYCLDRSWREDPEDPTRPETVQAMQIALHIPKNNPPLRHDLLAAAAQAVVGVCLDERAGQDGAFWEGIRNWYGHRIRKIARRARNSGWNNVQVLAGVTASHGTASARAFVPSAVEAVDPLIGKLQIGNTDVPAVDYADIPVREVPTLYVDVALSMSAGKAAAQVGHASMLLAAHMSLEEARAWAATGFDLQVRGVDAATFKEICAQPGAVAVQDAGFTEVAPDSITVCALPVPWEKP from the coding sequence ATGTCCATGCCTAAGCAGCGCTTCGACGAGTCAGCGGTCTACGAGGACGACTTCGCTCGTGCTCACGCCCGTCTCGTGGCCTATTGTCTTGACCGTAGCTGGCGGGAGGATCCGGAAGATCCCACCCGCCCGGAGACGGTGCAGGCGATGCAAATCGCATTGCACATCCCGAAGAACAATCCGCCTCTGCGCCATGATCTGCTCGCCGCCGCCGCTCAGGCGGTAGTCGGTGTGTGCCTTGATGAGCGGGCCGGTCAAGACGGTGCCTTTTGGGAGGGGATCCGAAACTGGTACGGGCACCGGATCCGCAAGATCGCCCGCCGCGCTCGCAACAGTGGCTGGAATAATGTTCAGGTCTTGGCCGGGGTGACCGCAAGCCATGGAACCGCCTCGGCTCGGGCGTTTGTTCCCTCCGCGGTCGAGGCGGTGGATCCGCTCATTGGCAAGTTGCAGATCGGCAACACCGACGTGCCTGCGGTGGACTATGCGGACATACCCGTGCGTGAAGTACCTACCCTGTATGTGGATGTTGCGCTGTCGATGTCGGCGGGGAAGGCCGCAGCACAGGTGGGACATGCCTCCATGCTGCTGGCCGCGCATATGAGCTTAGAAGAGGCCCGCGCGTGGGCTGCGACCGGTTTCGATCTGCAGGTGCGTGGCGTTGATGCCGCAACCTTTAAGGAGATCTGTGCGCAACCCGGCGCCGTTGCGGTTCAAGACGCCGGGTTTACCGAGGTTGCACCGGATTCCATCACCGTGTGTGCCCTCCCGGTGCCGTGGGAAAAGCCCTAG
- the murI gene encoding glutamate racemase — MEQAITPGSPIGIFDSGVGGLTVARTIIEQMPNESVIYIGDTKNGPYGPRPIQQVREFSLAIADELVERGCKMIVIACNTASSACLRDARERYDVPVIEVIQPAVRRAIATTRNGKIGVIGTKGTINSGAYQDLFSVNPTVKAYAQACPRFVDFVERGITSGRQILGVAQAYVEPLQAAGVDTLVLGCTHYPLLTGVIQLAIGDNVTLVSSSEETTKDVMRKLTELDLLADEENNPTPTKIFESTGDPEVFAQLATRFLGPHVTHVEQARGV; from the coding sequence GTGGAACAGGCAATCACCCCAGGCTCACCGATCGGCATTTTCGACTCTGGGGTGGGCGGGCTGACGGTGGCGCGCACGATCATCGAGCAGATGCCGAACGAATCGGTCATCTACATCGGCGACACCAAAAACGGCCCCTACGGTCCGCGCCCGATCCAGCAGGTGCGCGAGTTTTCCCTGGCGATTGCCGACGAGCTGGTCGAACGCGGCTGCAAGATGATTGTCATCGCCTGCAATACCGCCTCCTCGGCCTGTCTGCGCGATGCCCGCGAGCGTTACGACGTGCCCGTCATCGAGGTCATCCAGCCCGCCGTCCGCCGCGCGATCGCCACCACTCGTAACGGCAAGATAGGCGTGATCGGCACGAAAGGCACCATCAATTCCGGTGCCTACCAGGATCTTTTCTCCGTCAATCCCACCGTTAAGGCCTATGCGCAGGCCTGCCCGCGCTTCGTGGATTTCGTCGAACGTGGTATCACCTCCGGACGTCAGATCCTCGGGGTGGCCCAAGCGTATGTGGAGCCACTGCAGGCAGCAGGCGTGGACACCCTGGTTTTGGGGTGTACGCACTATCCGCTGCTGACCGGTGTCATTCAGCTGGCGATCGGGGATAATGTCACGCTGGTGTCTTCTTCGGAAGAGACCACAAAAGACGTGATGCGAAAACTCACCGAGCTGGATTTGCTTGCCGACGAAGAAAACAACCCGACGCCGACCAAAATCTTCGAATCCACCGGGGATCCCGAGGTGTTTGCCCAGCTTGCTACCCGTTTCCTCGGTCCGCATGTGACGCACGTCGAGCAGGCGCGTGGCGTGTAA
- a CDS encoding GNAT family N-acetyltransferase, producing MAIAEVVLYDVPPADSRSETGTLMLRPLNDDDIADIVVTSQDPLTQAYTTVPFPYTEQDARCFLEDHSAVRWALCLPDQGGRYLGTIELREVNQAASFYDVGYVSAPSARGKGLMTRALKRVIAHAIDSGAHRIEVRVRTTNQASRKVAEAAGCQLEGIARGWEFHRGQYHDLAIYSFLSGDVR from the coding sequence ATGGCAATAGCCGAGGTTGTGCTTTACGACGTCCCCCCTGCCGATTCCCGAAGCGAAACCGGAACGCTCATGTTACGCCCGCTTAATGACGACGACATCGCGGACATCGTTGTCACCTCCCAAGATCCACTCACCCAGGCCTACACCACGGTCCCTTTTCCCTATACGGAGCAGGACGCGCGCTGCTTCCTCGAGGATCACTCCGCCGTGCGCTGGGCGTTATGCCTTCCCGACCAGGGCGGTCGCTACTTGGGCACCATCGAGCTCCGGGAGGTCAACCAGGCAGCCAGCTTTTATGACGTGGGCTACGTAAGCGCCCCTTCAGCCCGCGGCAAGGGGTTGATGACTAGGGCGCTCAAGCGGGTGATCGCCCACGCCATTGATAGCGGTGCCCACCGAATCGAGGTGCGGGTGCGCACCACCAATCAGGCCAGCAGGAAGGTGGCCGAGGCCGCCGGATGCCAGCTCGAGGGGATAGCCCGCGGCTGGGAATTCCACCGCGGGCAGTACCACGATCTGGCGATCTATTCCTTCCTGTCCGGCGACGTCCGCTAG
- a CDS encoding ATP-dependent DNA helicase has translation MLAQAVEALGGAERTGQVAMAQAVAKAMENERHLAVQAGTGTGKSLAYLVPAIAHAQETDSTVIVSTATIALQRQLVDRDLPRLADALEPLLSRRPTFAIMKGRSNYLCQHKVAAAEEPEDSLIDEEELSWLGKHILRVREWANETETGDRDQLEPGVPDLAWRQVSVTAQECIGATRCPHGDSCFAELARRAAQDVDVIVTNHAMLAIDALSDATILPEHEVVIVDEAHELDGRITSVATTEIGSNALTLSAKRAGKIGADGADTKLIETAEEFDLMLRGLEPGRLLGLPDELRSLLVATRDAIWRCRQAIATAPAGEAANDPERNAERLTLANHLGDQADGIIRILEVFDEEDPAKQLDVVWLADDRDRLTLRVAPLSVSGLLASRLFAENTVILTSATLTIGGNFNAMAASWGLAKGSWDSLDAGTPFDPARHGILYVPRHLPDPGREGPSPETLDEIYELIMAAGGRTLGLFASRRAAEQATEKLRPRLPFDILCQGEDSTGALVDKFSKNENTCLFGTLTLWQGVDVPGRSCSLVIMDKIPFPRPDDPLLQARKEAADAEGRSGFMEVAATHAALLMAQGAGRLLRHVTDRGVVAVLDKRLVEKRYGSFLLYSMPAFWQTAEPAVVRGALKRLVAR, from the coding sequence CTGCTTGCCCAGGCCGTTGAGGCACTCGGCGGTGCCGAGCGGACAGGACAGGTTGCCATGGCCCAGGCGGTGGCCAAGGCTATGGAAAACGAGCGCCACCTCGCGGTGCAGGCTGGCACGGGCACCGGTAAGTCCCTCGCTTATCTCGTGCCCGCCATCGCGCATGCCCAGGAGACGGACTCCACGGTCATCGTTTCCACCGCGACCATCGCGCTGCAACGCCAGCTCGTTGACCGTGACCTGCCCCGGCTTGCGGACGCCCTCGAGCCGCTACTATCACGCCGTCCCACCTTCGCGATCATGAAGGGGCGCTCCAATTACTTGTGTCAGCACAAGGTCGCGGCGGCCGAGGAGCCGGAGGATAGCCTCATCGACGAGGAGGAGCTCTCGTGGCTGGGCAAGCACATTCTGCGGGTGCGCGAGTGGGCGAACGAGACCGAGACCGGCGACCGCGATCAACTCGAACCCGGCGTGCCCGACCTAGCCTGGCGCCAGGTCAGCGTCACCGCCCAGGAATGCATCGGGGCCACCCGGTGCCCGCACGGCGATTCCTGCTTCGCGGAGCTTGCACGGCGCGCCGCCCAGGATGTGGACGTGATCGTCACCAATCACGCGATGTTGGCCATCGACGCGCTTTCCGATGCCACGATCCTGCCCGAGCACGAGGTGGTCATCGTCGACGAGGCTCACGAATTAGACGGTCGCATCACCTCCGTGGCCACCACTGAGATCGGATCGAATGCGCTTACCCTGTCTGCCAAGCGCGCGGGAAAGATCGGCGCAGACGGTGCCGATACCAAACTCATCGAAACTGCCGAGGAGTTCGACCTCATGCTGCGCGGGCTTGAACCGGGCAGGCTCCTGGGGCTGCCGGATGAGCTGCGCTCGTTGCTGGTTGCCACCCGCGATGCGATTTGGCGCTGCCGTCAGGCGATAGCCACAGCACCGGCCGGCGAGGCGGCCAACGACCCCGAACGCAATGCCGAACGCCTCACGCTGGCCAATCACTTAGGCGACCAGGCCGACGGCATCATCCGCATTCTCGAGGTCTTCGACGAGGAAGACCCCGCCAAGCAGCTCGACGTCGTGTGGCTTGCCGACGACCGCGACCGCCTCACCCTCCGCGTTGCCCCCTTGTCCGTATCCGGCCTGCTAGCGAGCCGCCTTTTTGCGGAAAACACGGTGATTTTGACGTCTGCCACCTTGACCATCGGCGGCAACTTCAACGCCATGGCGGCCTCCTGGGGGCTTGCCAAAGGCTCGTGGGATTCGCTCGACGCAGGCACCCCCTTCGACCCAGCCCGCCACGGCATCCTTTACGTTCCCCGGCATTTACCCGACCCCGGACGCGAGGGCCCAAGTCCCGAGACCCTCGACGAGATCTATGAGCTCATCATGGCAGCTGGCGGGCGCACCCTCGGCTTGTTCGCCTCGCGGCGCGCGGCCGAACAGGCGACGGAAAAGCTGCGCCCGCGCCTTCCCTTCGACATCTTGTGCCAGGGCGAGGACTCCACCGGCGCGCTCGTGGACAAGTTTTCCAAAAACGAGAACACCTGCCTTTTTGGCACCTTGACCTTGTGGCAGGGCGTGGATGTGCCGGGGCGCTCGTGTTCGCTGGTGATCATGGACAAGATCCCCTTCCCGCGTCCCGACGATCCCCTGCTCCAGGCGCGCAAGGAGGCAGCCGACGCCGAAGGACGCTCTGGGTTCATGGAGGTCGCCGCCACCCATGCCGCCTTACTCATGGCCCAGGGCGCAGGACGGCTGCTGCGCCACGTCACCGACCGGGGCGTGGTGGCGGTCCTCGACAAGCGTCTGGTGGAAAAGCGTTACGGCAGTTTCCTGCTTTACTCCATGCCGGCCTTCTGGCAGACTGCAGAACCCGCGGTGGTGCGCGGCGCCCTCAAGCGCCTAGTCGCCCGCTAA
- the clpS gene encoding ATP-dependent Clp protease adapter ClpS, producing the protein MNERMEKRLMDSWEPAVASMPMATPELEESLEVEVQSSENLPWMCIVWDDPVNLMSYVTYVFQTVLGYSKKRAVELMMQVHTEGKAVVSSGERDKVEADVKKLHTAGLWATMQQG; encoded by the coding sequence ATGAACGAACGCATGGAAAAACGCTTGATGGATAGCTGGGAACCCGCGGTGGCCTCCATGCCGATGGCTACCCCGGAGTTGGAAGAAAGCCTCGAAGTTGAGGTGCAGTCATCGGAGAACCTGCCCTGGATGTGTATCGTCTGGGATGATCCGGTCAACCTCATGAGCTACGTGACTTACGTATTCCAGACCGTGCTCGGGTATTCCAAAAAGCGTGCCGTGGAATTGATGATGCAGGTCCACACCGAAGGCAAGGCGGTGGTCTCCTCCGGCGAGCGGGACAAGGTAGAAGCCGACGTGAAAAAGCTCCACACCGCGGGCCTGTGGGCCACCATGCAGCAGGGCTAG
- a CDS encoding DUF2017 domain-containing protein, which translates to MQAWKKKKGLLSKPRFVCVLEPMEREVLGDLAAAVSEALIARAQSAPKDPLAELTGISSGHKEPPSDPGLARLLPNFEREGDEEFEGDNALLRSLHENDILRAKLENLQVIVEKLGPDGSVNVTVDEAQARAWVAAVNDIRLYLASSDVAGPPGFAADRDSVVEWLAFNQDSLLQTMMGPLD; encoded by the coding sequence ATGCAGGCGTGGAAAAAGAAGAAAGGGCTGTTGAGCAAGCCAAGGTTCGTGTGCGTGCTTGAGCCGATGGAGCGCGAGGTACTCGGCGATCTCGCCGCCGCGGTCAGCGAGGCGCTTATCGCGCGCGCCCAATCTGCGCCCAAGGATCCGCTGGCCGAGCTCACTGGGATCAGCAGCGGACATAAGGAGCCCCCGTCCGATCCTGGCCTAGCCCGCCTCTTGCCTAACTTTGAGCGCGAAGGGGACGAGGAATTCGAGGGCGATAATGCCCTGCTGCGCTCCCTGCACGAAAATGATATTCTCCGCGCAAAGCTGGAAAACCTACAGGTCATTGTCGAAAAGTTAGGTCCGGATGGATCTGTCAATGTCACCGTGGACGAAGCCCAGGCGCGGGCCTGGGTAGCGGCGGTCAATGACATCCGCCTCTACCTGGCCTCCAGCGATGTTGCAGGCCCGCCCGGTTTCGCCGCGGACCGCGACAGCGTTGTCGAGTGGCTGGCCTTCAACCAGGACAGCCTGCTGCAGACCATGATGGGGCCACTGGACTAG
- a CDS encoding MBL fold metallo-hydrolase, which yields MKLTILGSSGSMGQPGNPASGYLLSFDNAPSVLVDIGPGVLAAMQEVQDPCDAHVVFSHLHADHCLDFPGLMVWRRFHPSAPAKGRNLCLGPKDAPVHLGRMSADHIDEVDDMSDTFAFSAWEAGRTELVDAVSITPYPMIHPIETYGLRVVDNHSGAVLAYSGDSAYTPQLIECARGADVFLCEATWGDNGQGQPANMHMSGEEAGRIARLAGVKKLVLIHIPPWGDPEVAIAAARREFDGEVIYGAQGLELEL from the coding sequence ATGAAGCTGACCATTCTCGGAAGCTCCGGCTCCATGGGCCAGCCCGGAAATCCCGCCTCCGGCTACCTCCTGTCCTTTGACAACGCCCCCAGTGTCCTGGTGGACATCGGCCCCGGTGTGCTCGCGGCCATGCAGGAAGTCCAGGACCCCTGTGACGCTCACGTTGTCTTCAGCCATCTCCATGCCGACCACTGCCTCGATTTCCCCGGGCTTATGGTCTGGCGTCGATTCCATCCTTCCGCGCCCGCCAAGGGCCGCAACCTGTGCCTAGGGCCGAAGGATGCTCCCGTCCACCTCGGGCGCATGAGCGCCGATCACATCGATGAGGTCGACGACATGTCTGATACCTTTGCCTTCTCCGCCTGGGAGGCCGGGCGCACCGAACTCGTCGACGCCGTCAGCATCACGCCGTATCCCATGATTCACCCCATTGAGACCTATGGGCTGCGCGTGGTCGACAACCACTCCGGCGCGGTCTTGGCCTACTCCGGGGACAGCGCCTACACCCCGCAGCTGATTGAGTGCGCCCGCGGGGCGGATGTGTTCTTGTGCGAGGCTACCTGGGGCGATAACGGCCAGGGGCAGCCAGCCAACATGCACATGTCCGGGGAGGAGGCCGGGCGCATCGCCCGCCTGGCCGGGGTGAAGAAGCTGGTTTTGATCCACATCCCGCCGTGGGGGGATCCGGAGGTGGCCATCGCCGCTGCCCGCCGCGAGTTTGACGGCGAAGTCATCTACGGTGCCCAAGGGCTGGAGTTGGAACTCTAA
- a CDS encoding P1 family peptidase, giving the protein MKTTIPGLLLGHHSMGDTGCTVLVAPDSAVCSVDVRGGGPGTRETDLLNPSNTVQNVHAVLLTGGSAFGLDAAGGVMSELESRGIGFPVLGEGKPGPIVPIVPGAVIFDLLFGEASHRPGATDGAAAVRAAFSDAEDASFESSVGSVGAGVGATAGALRGGFGRASQQVGPKGQWTMEAFVVANPVGSVIDPTTGALWAQPHGPRVDTEAFAALVPLAARLNTTIGVIATDAPITKAQAKRLAMAGHDGIAVAVRPAHSPLDGDTLFCLSTAPAPNPEGYGGVDIEAMMHLSAAAANVVAGAIATAVRHAAGLEFGVTAWQDIVTA; this is encoded by the coding sequence ATGAAAACGACAATTCCGGGCCTGTTGCTGGGCCATCACAGCATGGGCGATACCGGCTGCACCGTGCTGGTCGCTCCGGATTCCGCAGTCTGTTCGGTCGATGTGCGAGGTGGCGGGCCGGGCACGCGCGAGACCGACCTGCTCAATCCTTCCAACACCGTCCAAAACGTCCACGCCGTCTTGTTGACCGGGGGCTCGGCCTTCGGGCTGGATGCTGCGGGCGGGGTCATGAGCGAGCTGGAGTCGCGCGGCATCGGATTCCCGGTGCTGGGAGAGGGCAAGCCGGGGCCCATCGTGCCGATCGTGCCGGGTGCGGTAATTTTCGATCTTCTTTTCGGCGAGGCCAGTCACCGGCCGGGTGCCACCGATGGCGCCGCCGCGGTGCGCGCGGCATTCTCGGATGCGGAGGATGCCAGCTTCGAGTCTTCCGTGGGCAGCGTAGGCGCGGGAGTTGGGGCTACCGCCGGCGCTTTGCGCGGCGGCTTTGGGCGAGCGAGCCAACAGGTGGGGCCCAAGGGACAGTGGACGATGGAGGCCTTCGTGGTTGCCAACCCCGTCGGCAGCGTCATCGATCCGACAACCGGCGCGTTATGGGCGCAGCCACATGGTCCGCGCGTGGACACCGAGGCCTTCGCCGCGCTCGTGCCGCTGGCAGCCCGGCTCAACACCACCATCGGCGTGATTGCCACCGATGCTCCGATCACCAAGGCGCAGGCCAAGCGCCTGGCGATGGCCGGCCATGATGGCATCGCCGTTGCCGTGCGTCCGGCGCATTCGCCGTTGGACGGCGATACGCTTTTTTGCTTATCGACGGCCCCCGCGCCGAATCCAGAAGGCTACGGCGGCGTCGACATCGAAGCCATGATGCATTTAAGCGCGGCTGCGGCAAACGTCGTGGCAGGAGCCATCGCCACCGCGGTGCGTCACGCGGCTGGGCTAGAATTCGGGGTCACCGCATGGCAAGACATCGTCACAGCATGA